Genomic DNA from Musa acuminata AAA Group cultivar baxijiao unplaced genomic scaffold, Cavendish_Baxijiao_AAA HiC_scaffold_806, whole genome shotgun sequence:
tagggtcttatcattccaTCTTTCCTGccttagagaaaaaaaaagaaagaatacgaagaaagaaagaaagaaagaaagaaagaaagaagaagaagcagcaaccgcagccacgcacccctgtttcccctgcgtccggccagcccacccgccggccgtcgctgctctccggccagcgcccaccatcgccccgcttcccggccggcgaccaccaccgccgctgttccccggccaggagacgacgctgccagcgtccatcccagccctactgccgccgcccgcctccccttgcgtcgcagcgcagccgctcgactcttctcctcggcgatcgttggtgacgctactcccagccgcgccaccaccgctgcctctccaccgcaaccctagccgtgcccccgccttgggtcgcagccgcagtcgcttgttgccgcagcccctcgttgcagcggttgcagaaacagagcttcctctgttgccgcagcccctcgtcgatcgcagccacgcctcgagcgccgtcgccttccagccgacccaccaccactgccagctacCGTGCGGCAACcgttgctcgcctcccagccgccgctccccctggctcgggcgagaacgaccgccgccactcccccttgctctgcccccttggtgaccgaaacagggcaatcctcttgctgctgcgaacggttgccaccaccgtcgccgctgctgcccagccagcgacgacgccgctcgccgcccagcctgccaccgtcgattcctattttcccctgcagcctcaacctcggcaacaccaccgcagcctccctccaacagcacacgcagcaagctctgtttcggtcgcttcaacgacaccgttgtgtcctcaaccgcacgcgatccatcgacgtcaccaacgccttcgtagtgcggtagagacagagcaacgctgccttccatccgcaccgtcgcaaccaccgcagcgaCAGGCCCTTGCAACGCTGCCCCCagttgcagccacatcaacgcaatcgccttccaacctcgacgctctcaccccacgcctcgatagaaacagggcagctactcttcctccaacgcagcgaccgcagcactgcccttggcgtccacctcctcggtaactttgcatctacagtgttgatgcccttgtccgacaccaaaaacaggagttgagattacagatttgcagtcttacgcaatggccaccgataactcagtgaaagcacaaatggaagcattggaaattagaattgagaaccggttacaagaagtacttaatgatttcaaaaagggcttactggggagccttagtaaatttcaacaaggtgggagctcaagtactatgttgcacagatctgaaaatacaggaaaagggccccaagattatgacacaaattactcacacatgaagatggaatttccaagatggaaagatggagatccgaccaattggatctctaaggcagaaaagttttttcatctttacagaaccccagaagaatccaaggtagaagtggcctcaatccaactcgagggagatgcactccagtggtacgattggtatgaaactttccacggagttccttcgtgggagcagttcaaaagagggcttcttgttcgctttggcccatccgaatatgagaatattgattgccagctcgccaaaattcatcaaacttctacagtgttagaatatcagagtaagtttgaaagattatcaaatcaagctagagaatggtcgaaccgacaacttatggatacatttattgaagggcttattccagagatccggtatgaagttaaggctcgtcaaccccgtactatgatagctgcgatctcatttgcaaatctacatgagaaaaaaattagcaaggaaagatcagtaaggggtttgtactatgatgaaaaatggagtatggagcaccaatgtaaacaagggcaacatctgatgattgagccaattagagaggaaccgaaagcagaagagttggactccgattatgaaggtatggaaactgatgaagatattgaagccatcacacatacagtgcatgcattggctggctttgctaacccacaaactataaaaatcggaggaactttgaagcatcaacctgtcactattttgattaatacagatagcactaataattttatggacaggaaagttgcagcccaattagcccaccacattgaaggctgtgatatattcgaagctgatggacggatcttaacttatgatagcaaaggccagaaatttcttacaacgattactacactgaaagatcgacctattgcttacactgtcaaaaagtggagatcatacttacttgatcaacgggttgtgatgcgttgcagatagtctatggctagtgctgaaagagaagctccccgagattgatgctgctcagccttgaggacaagactgatt
This window encodes:
- the LOC135664157 gene encoding uncharacterized protein LOC135664157; the protein is MWLQLGAALQGPVAAVVATVRMEGSVALSLPHYEGVGDVDGSRAVEDTTVSLKRPKQSLLRVLLEGGCGGVAEVEAAGENRNRRWQAGRRAASSLAGQQRRRWWQPFAAARGLPCFGHQGGRARGSGGGRSRPSQGERRLGGEQRLPHGSWQWWWVGWKATALEAWLRSTRGCGNRGSSVSATAATRGCGNKRLRLRPKAGARLGLRWRGSGGGAAGSSVTNDRRGEESSGCAATQGEAGGGSRAGMDAGSVVSWPGNSGGGGRRPGSGAMVGAGRRAATAGGWAGRTQGKQGCVAAVAASSSFFLSFFLSFFVFFLFFSLRQERWNDKTLKSYRRL